A single Pseudomonas brassicacearum DNA region contains:
- the msrQ gene encoding protein-methionine-sulfoxide reductase heme-binding subunit MsrQ: MRFPVWRISVFIAAAVWPLFWLYEALMNSLGPDPGKVLVDRLGLGTLILLLITLSMTPLQKLTGWAGWIAVRRQLGLWCFAYVVLHLSGYAAFILGFDWSQLGVELSKRPYIIVGALGFLGLLALAVTSNRYSQRRLGVRWKKLHRLVYLILGLGLLHMLWIVRADLKEWAIYAFIGAVLLMLRVPPVKRRIPRLLGRKVPSATKA; encoded by the coding sequence ATGCGTTTTCCAGTCTGGCGAATTAGCGTTTTCATCGCGGCGGCAGTCTGGCCGCTGTTCTGGCTTTACGAGGCCTTGATGAACTCGCTGGGTCCTGACCCGGGCAAGGTGCTGGTGGATCGGCTTGGGTTGGGCACGCTGATCCTGCTGTTGATCACCTTGAGCATGACACCGCTGCAAAAGCTGACGGGATGGGCGGGGTGGATTGCGGTCAGGCGGCAGTTGGGGTTGTGGTGCTTTGCTTATGTGGTGCTGCATTTGAGTGGGTATGCGGCGTTCATACTGGGATTCGACTGGTCGCAGTTGGGCGTCGAGCTGAGCAAACGGCCTTACATTATTGTCGGGGCCCTTGGGTTTCTTGGCCTATTGGCGCTGGCGGTTACATCCAATCGCTACAGTCAGCGGCGGCTTGGCGTGCGCTGGAAGAAATTGCATCGCCTGGTCTATCTGATTCTGGGGCTTGGGTTGCTGCATATGCTGTGGATCGTGCGGGCGGATCTGAAGGAGTGGGCGATATACGCCTTCATAGGGGCCGTACTGTTGATGCTAAGAGTCCCGCCAGTTAAGCGCCGGATCCCGCGTTTACTGGGCAGGAAAGTGCCTTCTGCAACAAAAGCGTAA